A stretch of Ectothiorhodospiraceae bacterium BW-2 DNA encodes these proteins:
- a CDS encoding GDP-mannose 4,6-dehydratase, whose amino-acid sequence MANTGQKRALICGVSGQDGSYLAQLLLNKGYEVWGTSRDAEGSSFNNLKRLAIQSKIRYLSMVPEDFRSVYVAVTKAEPDEIYYLAGQSSVGLSFEQPAETIQSTTIGTLNLLEACKLFNPKIRLYHAGSSECFGDTEGVPAIEQTPFSPRSPYAVAKSSAYWLVANYREAYHLYACTGILFNHESPLRPSRFVTRKIVDTAIRIAAGSDEKLILGCTDISRDWGWAPEYVEAMWLMLQQDQPEDYIIATGESHSLRYFVELVFDYFHLDWQAYLQSSSDFIRPSELLVSRANPKKAAEKLNWVAQSRLKSVVEQMITGVMAHQKLL is encoded by the coding sequence ATGGCTAACACAGGGCAAAAAAGAGCTTTGATTTGTGGGGTTTCCGGACAGGATGGCAGTTACCTCGCGCAACTACTATTAAATAAGGGCTATGAAGTATGGGGAACCTCGCGTGACGCAGAGGGTTCATCATTTAATAATCTCAAAAGGTTAGCTATCCAATCAAAGATTCGTTATCTGTCCATGGTGCCAGAGGATTTTCGTTCGGTTTATGTAGCTGTTACTAAAGCCGAACCTGATGAAATTTACTATTTGGCGGGGCAATCTTCCGTAGGTCTGTCGTTTGAACAACCGGCTGAAACGATACAGAGCACCACCATTGGAACGCTCAATTTGCTCGAAGCATGTAAGCTCTTTAACCCAAAAATCCGGTTATATCATGCCGGTTCAAGCGAATGTTTTGGTGATACTGAGGGCGTGCCGGCAATAGAACAGACCCCATTTTCGCCGCGCAGCCCTTATGCAGTTGCTAAAAGTTCCGCCTACTGGCTGGTGGCTAATTATCGTGAAGCGTACCATCTCTATGCCTGCACCGGTATCCTATTTAATCATGAGTCGCCTCTGCGTCCATCTCGATTTGTTACCCGAAAAATAGTCGATACGGCAATACGCATTGCCGCAGGAAGTGATGAAAAGCTGATATTAGGCTGTACTGACATCAGTCGTGACTGGGGTTGGGCACCGGAATATGTGGAGGCGATGTGGTTGATGCTACAGCAAGATCAACCGGAAGATTACATTATCGCGACAGGTGAAAGTCACTCATTACGCTACTTTGTTGAGCTGGTGTTTGACTATTTTCATTTAGATTGGCAAGCCTATTTACAGAGTTCATCCGATTTTATTCGCCCTTCAGAGCTATTAGTGAGTCGTGCGAATCCGAAAAAAGCGGCTGAAAAGCTCAATTGGGTGGCGCAGAGTAGACTAAAAAGCGTGGTTGAACAGATGATTACCGGTGTGATGGCGCACCAAAAATTACTTTAA
- a CDS encoding IS1634 family transposase, giving the protein MESPQYYRSENLDHLGLVAGMYDELGIGSLIDALILQDGKKRVVSIGQAVKAMVLNGLGFANRALYLTEQFFSNKPVERLIGPNIESAHLNDDVLGRALDAIWNYDPSVLYPQLASQAVHRLGLSCRFGHLDSTSFHVDGRYNSDEEPEEGVIQLTKGYSRDHRPDLNQVVLQLICERQAGIPLLMQTLNGNNSDKESFREMVTDFTEQMDSDFSIEYLVADSALYTADTLSSMNHLLWISRVPETLNLAREIIDMTAPEWIHTPEQPAFRALGVNYGEVRQRWVVVFSPEAYQRAQKTINKQCGKQSLAELRAFTKLCKQNFACDADARQALTQFETTLKLNTLSEVEINAIPRFKGKGRPAQGRQPDYFDYRIEGAMAVDLQERTRRLQRKSCFILASNQLDDQALPHEELIAAYKDQQKVERGFRFLKDPMFMASTLFLESPKRIMALMMVMTLSLMVYAALEHRIRERLAACDETFPNQKGKLINNPSARWVFQYFSGITLLVIAETQELVLNLNEYHIALVNMLGERYSKLYSGSG; this is encoded by the coding sequence ATGGAATCCCCTCAATATTACCGTAGCGAAAACCTGGATCATCTGGGTTTGGTTGCAGGCATGTACGATGAGCTGGGGATCGGCAGTCTCATCGATGCATTGATACTTCAAGACGGGAAAAAACGTGTCGTCTCGATTGGCCAGGCAGTTAAAGCCATGGTTTTAAATGGTTTGGGCTTTGCCAATCGCGCGCTGTATCTGACAGAGCAGTTCTTCAGCAATAAACCCGTGGAACGCCTCATTGGCCCAAATATTGAATCAGCGCATCTGAATGACGATGTATTGGGGCGCGCTTTGGATGCGATATGGAACTACGATCCTTCAGTGCTCTACCCACAGCTCGCATCACAAGCGGTGCACAGGTTGGGATTGTCGTGCCGTTTTGGACATCTGGACTCGACCAGTTTTCATGTTGATGGTCGGTACAACAGTGATGAAGAGCCGGAAGAGGGTGTCATTCAGCTCACCAAAGGCTACAGTCGTGATCACCGCCCCGACCTGAACCAGGTGGTACTGCAACTGATTTGTGAGCGTCAAGCCGGAATCCCATTACTGATGCAGACGCTGAATGGTAATAATAGCGATAAAGAGAGCTTTCGTGAGATGGTGACCGATTTCACCGAACAGATGGATAGCGATTTCAGTATCGAATACCTGGTTGCCGACAGTGCGTTGTATACAGCCGATACACTCAGTTCGATGAATCACCTGCTGTGGATTAGTCGGGTACCGGAAACGCTGAATTTGGCACGCGAGATCATCGATATGACGGCTCCTGAATGGATACACACTCCGGAACAACCCGCCTTCCGCGCGCTGGGGGTCAACTATGGCGAGGTTAGGCAGCGTTGGGTCGTTGTGTTTTCACCAGAAGCCTACCAGCGTGCTCAGAAAACTATCAATAAACAGTGTGGCAAACAAAGTCTGGCTGAGTTGAGGGCATTTACCAAGCTATGCAAGCAAAATTTTGCCTGCGACGCTGATGCCCGCCAAGCGTTGACTCAATTTGAAACGACGCTGAAGCTGAATACTCTCAGTGAGGTGGAGATCAACGCTATCCCGCGCTTTAAGGGTAAAGGCCGACCCGCACAAGGGCGGCAACCCGACTATTTCGATTATCGCATTGAGGGTGCGATGGCTGTAGATCTTCAAGAACGCACCCGTCGCTTGCAACGCAAAAGTTGTTTTATCCTCGCCAGTAATCAGCTCGACGATCAAGCCTTACCGCATGAAGAACTCATTGCGGCCTACAAAGACCAGCAAAAAGTCGAACGCGGCTTCCGCTTTCTTAAAGACCCAATGTTTATGGCATCGACACTGTTCCTTGAGTCACCTAAGCGCATCATGGCGCTGATGATGGTCATGACTCTGAGTCTGATGGTGTACGCCGCTTTGGAACATCGTATTCGGGAACGACTGGCGGCCTGCGACGAAACCTTCCCCAACCAAAAAGGTAAACTCATCAACAATCCTTCTGCACGCTGGGTTTTCCAATATTTTTCGGGTATTACATTGCTTGTTATTGCGGAAACGCAGGAGCTTGTGCTGAATCTGAATGAGTATCATATCGCTCTGGTAAACATGTTGGGTGAGCGCTATTCCAAGTTATATTCTGGAAGTGGATGA
- a CDS encoding polysaccharide biosynthesis protein: protein MGLLVLIITVPMTLGYLGEERFGVWMTFASMAAMLSFLDLGVGNGLISRVAQMSSGQIELLQLTISRGITLLFIIGLVIGLIAASINSYFPLADLIKVESELARSDAEQLAWYFITLFSLSIPLNGIGKVMQGLQRSYWNYFARLAGSIISLFLIFWLSSIEAPPSLLLLATYGVQVILSGSLVLYLYYHNLLTAKLFNSAGTKAEMLHLLNTGGLFLVLQVGTMIGWGADALILSSLAGAVAVTQYTIVQRMFQFVSLPLSIMNSPLWAAYAEAKARGDIRFIKRTLAISFFGTLGLAVIISSLIWSVSGFLLQHWIGTSVDIPDGLILAFAIWAVFEASGTAYAIFLNGIHLVRPQVLAVIIFCVIALPGKIALAPIFGSQSVVFVTIGAYFFSTVIVYIYVHYAIVNNALFLNKA, encoded by the coding sequence ATGGGCCTACTTGTGCTAATTATCACTGTGCCGATGACACTCGGATATCTGGGAGAAGAACGCTTTGGTGTCTGGATGACCTTTGCAAGCATGGCGGCTATGCTCTCATTTTTAGATTTAGGTGTTGGTAATGGTCTGATATCACGGGTAGCGCAGATGAGTTCTGGACAGATTGAGTTGCTGCAACTAACGATTAGTCGTGGTATTACTCTGCTGTTTATTATCGGGCTGGTAATCGGGCTGATTGCGGCATCAATAAATAGCTACTTTCCATTAGCTGATTTAATAAAAGTCGAGTCCGAGTTAGCTCGTTCGGATGCGGAACAGTTGGCTTGGTATTTTATAACGCTATTTTCGTTAAGTATTCCTCTGAATGGAATTGGAAAAGTGATGCAAGGACTGCAAAGAAGTTATTGGAACTATTTTGCTCGCTTAGCGGGGTCAATTATTTCACTTTTCCTGATTTTTTGGCTATCGAGTATTGAGGCTCCACCTAGTCTGTTATTATTAGCGACATACGGTGTGCAAGTGATCCTCTCCGGCAGCTTGGTGTTATATCTCTATTATCACAACCTATTGACAGCCAAGCTATTTAATTCAGCGGGTACGAAAGCAGAAATGCTTCATCTGCTTAATACCGGTGGGCTTTTTTTGGTTTTACAGGTTGGTACGATGATAGGCTGGGGGGCTGATGCGCTAATTCTCTCTTCATTAGCCGGTGCTGTTGCGGTGACGCAATATACCATTGTGCAACGAATGTTTCAGTTTGTCTCTTTACCGTTAAGTATCATGAATAGTCCGCTATGGGCGGCTTATGCAGAAGCAAAAGCGAGAGGGGATATTCGTTTTATTAAGCGTACGCTAGCCATCTCATTTTTTGGTACGTTAGGTTTGGCAGTGATTATCAGTAGTTTGATTTGGTCTGTGTCAGGGTTTTTATTGCAACATTGGATTGGGACTAGTGTAGATATACCGGATGGACTCATACTGGCTTTTGCGATTTGGGCTGTTTTTGAGGCGTCTGGCACAGCTTATGCTATATTTTTAAATGGTATTCATCTTGTTAGGCCGCAGGTGTTGGCAGTAATTATATTTTGCGTAATCGCTTTACCGGGTAAAATTGCCCTTGCTCCAATATTTGGAAGTCAATCTGTTGTGTTTGTAACCATTGGCGCCTATTTTTTTTCAACAGTAATTGTGTACATATATGTGCACTATGCAATAGTGAATAACGCTTTATTTTTGAATAAAGCATGA
- a CDS encoding NAD-dependent epimerase/dehydratase family protein → MDGVIYIEGETANIADLIDFNPDYIYHLGEYSRVEQSFDDIEKVWRYNKDGIFSVLQFCRKTGAKLIYAGSSTKFGDGGLGRSQSPYAWTKASNTELVENYGDWFNIPYAIVYFYNVYGKREIATGKYATLIALFKEKMLRGEPLTVVSPGSQKRNFTHIDDIINGLVLVGENGYGDEFGIGSPESYTILEIAQMFGGEIVMLPERKGNRMTADVVTSKTEALGWCAQKTIQDYIDEFKQQLEK, encoded by the coding sequence ATTGATGGCGTCATCTATATCGAAGGTGAAACGGCTAACATTGCCGACTTAATCGATTTTAACCCCGACTATATCTACCATCTAGGCGAATATTCACGGGTAGAGCAGAGCTTTGATGATATCGAAAAGGTGTGGCGTTATAACAAAGATGGCATCTTTTCTGTGCTTCAGTTCTGCCGCAAAACCGGAGCGAAGCTCATCTACGCCGGCAGTAGTACTAAATTCGGAGATGGCGGCTTAGGTCGCAGTCAAAGCCCCTATGCCTGGACAAAAGCCAGCAATACCGAACTGGTCGAAAACTATGGCGACTGGTTTAATATCCCCTATGCGATTGTCTATTTTTACAATGTTTACGGTAAGCGAGAAATTGCTACCGGAAAATACGCCACGCTCATCGCCCTGTTTAAAGAGAAAATGTTACGCGGTGAACCGTTAACCGTGGTTAGCCCGGGCAGTCAAAAGCGCAACTTTACTCACATTGATGACATCATTAACGGCTTAGTCTTAGTCGGTGAGAATGGTTACGGCGATGAGTTTGGGATCGGTAGTCCCGAATCCTATACCATTTTAGAGATTGCACAGATGTTTGGCGGCGAAATTGTGATGTTACCCGAACGCAAAGGTAATCGTATGACTGCAGATGTGGTGACCAGTAAAACAGAGGCGCTTGGTTGGTGTGCGCAAAAGACGATACAAGACTATATTGATGAGTTTAAGCAACAATTAGAAAAGTAG
- a CDS encoding glycosyltransferase family 1 protein produces MKIALDYQTFCNQSYGGISRYFVRLADELNKLNVETKIFAPLHRNRYISELDEKLVKCKEINRYPPKTTRLFLPFNRLVTQQWLKSWHPDVVHETYYARKTAAPNTTPKVITVYDMIHELYAKEFSPRDNTSELKKIAVQRADHIVCISENTRKDLIEIFDLPAERCSVVYLGFDRFSHPYRQQQPLSTQPYLLYVGARGGYKNFTALLKAVAASAWLKQNFHIVAFGGGRFSQTECEQIRQLGLSPEQVKQVQGDDQLLGRYYTEATAFIYPSIYEGFGIPPLEAMAHDCPVICSNSSSMPEVVGDAGIYFNPNSREELTARLEETLQSTEQLQQLKAKGQQRLNFFSWQKCAQETQQIYQQVLNG; encoded by the coding sequence ATGAAAATCGCCCTCGACTACCAAACCTTCTGTAACCAAAGCTACGGCGGCATCTCCCGTTACTTTGTCCGCTTAGCCGATGAGCTAAATAAATTAAATGTAGAGACAAAAATCTTTGCACCCCTACATCGAAATCGCTACATTTCGGAATTAGATGAAAAGTTGGTAAAATGCAAAGAGATTAACCGCTATCCCCCGAAAACGACCCGACTCTTTTTACCTTTTAATCGTCTTGTTACTCAACAGTGGCTAAAAAGTTGGCATCCCGATGTAGTGCATGAAACCTACTATGCCCGAAAAACAGCAGCACCAAACACAACGCCTAAAGTCATTACTGTTTATGACATGATTCACGAACTCTATGCTAAAGAGTTCTCCCCTCGCGATAATACGAGTGAGCTTAAAAAGATAGCCGTTCAACGCGCTGACCATATTGTCTGTATCTCAGAAAATACCCGCAAAGATTTAATCGAAATATTTGATCTACCGGCAGAGCGTTGCAGTGTGGTCTATTTAGGCTTTGATCGATTTAGCCACCCGTATAGACAGCAACAGCCACTCTCTACTCAACCATATCTGCTCTATGTCGGCGCAAGAGGGGGGTATAAGAATTTTACTGCCTTATTGAAAGCAGTAGCCGCATCGGCATGGCTAAAGCAGAATTTTCATATAGTCGCATTTGGAGGGGGGCGGTTTAGCCAAACTGAGTGTGAGCAGATTAGACAGTTAGGCCTATCACCAGAACAGGTGAAGCAGGTTCAGGGCGATGACCAACTGCTCGGTCGATACTACACCGAGGCGACTGCTTTTATCTATCCCTCTATCTATGAAGGCTTTGGCATTCCTCCGCTTGAGGCAATGGCGCATGATTGCCCTGTGATCTGTAGTAACAGCAGTTCAATGCCCGAAGTGGTGGGTGATGCGGGGATCTATTTTAATCCCAACAGTAGGGAAGAACTGACTGCTCGATTAGAAGAGACACTACAATCCACAGAGCAACTCCAGCAATTAAAAGCGAAGGGTCAGCAACGACTTAACTTCTTCTCTTGGCAAAAATGTGCGCAAGAGACACAACAGATCTACCAACAGGTATTAAATGGCTAA